One window of Cryptosporangium phraense genomic DNA carries:
- the gltX gene encoding glutamate--tRNA ligase, with the protein MKGTSVSRDPSVRVRFCPSPTGNPHVGLVRTCLFNWAYARHHGGTFVFRIEDTDAARDSQESYQQLLDSLRWLGLDWDEGPEVGGSYGPYRQSERRSIYVDVVSKLQEAGYLYESFSSAEEIEARHRAAGRDPKLGYDNHDRSLTEAQKEAFRADGRSPVLRFRMPDDSIGWTDLVRGDVVFAPGTVPDYVVVRGNGDPLYPLVNPVDDAMMRITHVLRGEDLLPSTPRQIALHRALIDVGVSERVPEFGHLPYVMGEGNKKLSKRDPQANLLHYRDAGYLPEGLLNYLALLGWSIAEDRDIFTLREMAEAFDVRRVSPNPARFDAKKCEAINAAHLRLLAPDDFASRLVPFLAGAGLVASEPTPSEQKLLTAAAPLVQERMPVLGQAPGMLGFLFVKDITVDDDVQAKVLGADAGPILDATVSALSGLASWTAADIEGALKGALVDGLGLKPRKAFAPVRAAITGRTVSPPLYESMELLGSERSLARLRAARELVAA; encoded by the coding sequence ATGAAGGGAACATCCGTGTCCCGCGATCCGTCCGTCCGGGTCCGATTCTGTCCGTCGCCGACCGGCAACCCGCACGTCGGACTGGTCCGGACCTGCCTGTTCAACTGGGCCTACGCCCGGCACCACGGCGGGACGTTCGTCTTCCGGATCGAAGACACCGACGCCGCCCGCGACTCCCAGGAGTCGTACCAGCAGCTGCTGGACTCGCTGCGCTGGCTCGGCCTGGACTGGGACGAGGGTCCGGAGGTCGGGGGCTCGTACGGTCCCTATCGCCAGTCCGAGCGCCGTTCGATCTACGTCGACGTCGTCTCGAAGCTGCAGGAGGCCGGCTATCTCTACGAGTCGTTCTCGTCGGCGGAGGAGATCGAGGCGCGGCACCGCGCAGCGGGCCGCGACCCGAAGCTCGGGTACGACAACCACGACCGGTCGCTGACCGAGGCTCAGAAGGAGGCGTTCCGCGCCGACGGTCGTTCTCCGGTGCTGCGGTTCCGCATGCCCGACGACTCGATCGGCTGGACCGACCTGGTGCGCGGCGACGTCGTGTTCGCCCCCGGCACGGTGCCCGACTACGTCGTCGTGCGCGGTAACGGCGACCCGCTGTACCCGCTGGTCAACCCGGTCGACGACGCGATGATGCGGATCACCCACGTCCTCCGGGGCGAGGACCTGCTGCCGAGCACCCCGCGTCAGATCGCGCTGCACCGCGCGCTGATCGACGTCGGCGTCTCCGAGCGGGTGCCGGAGTTCGGCCACCTGCCGTACGTGATGGGGGAGGGCAACAAGAAGCTCTCCAAGCGCGATCCCCAGGCGAACCTGCTGCACTACCGGGACGCCGGCTACCTCCCCGAGGGCCTGCTGAACTACCTCGCGCTGCTCGGCTGGTCGATCGCCGAGGACCGCGACATCTTCACGCTGCGCGAGATGGCCGAGGCGTTCGACGTCCGCCGGGTGAGCCCGAACCCGGCCCGCTTCGACGCGAAGAAGTGCGAGGCGATCAACGCGGCGCACCTTCGTCTGCTGGCGCCCGACGACTTCGCCTCGCGGCTGGTGCCGTTCCTGGCCGGAGCGGGGTTGGTGGCGTCGGAGCCGACGCCGTCCGAGCAGAAGTTGCTCACCGCGGCTGCGCCGCTGGTGCAGGAGCGGATGCCGGTGCTCGGTCAGGCTCCCGGGATGCTCGGGTTCCTGTTCGTGAAAGACATCACTGTCGACGACGACGTGCAGGCGAAGGTCCTGGGAGCCGACGCCGGGCCGATTCTGGACGCTACGGTTTCGGCCCTCTCCGGGCTGGCGTCGTGGACCGCGGCGGACATCGAAGGGGCCCTGAAGGGTGCCCTGGTGGACGGGCTGGGGTTGAAGCCGAGGAAGGCGTTTGCGCCGGTCCGGGCGGCTATCACGGGCCGGACGGTGTCGCCGCCGCTCTACGAGTCGATGGAGCTGCTGGGGTCGGAGCGGTCGCTCGCCCGGCTCCGGGCCGCGCGCGAACTCGTCGCCGCCTGA
- a CDS encoding IclR family transcriptional regulator, giving the protein MSGVGVLDKAVAILEATVDGASLAELVERSGLPRATAHRLAQALEAHRLLVRDEAGRWRPGPRLAELANAAPDALLTAAAPVLSQLRDATGESTQLYLRRADERICVAAAERSSGLRDTVPVGTALPITAGSGAQVLLAWEPPESVLPLLPRCRFSGRTLAEVRRRGWASSVAEREPGVASVSAPVRDRQGRVIAAISISGPIERLGRRPGERHAVQVIRAGQRLSGL; this is encoded by the coding sequence GCCAGCCTGGCCGAGCTCGTCGAGCGGTCCGGCCTGCCCCGCGCGACCGCGCACCGGCTCGCGCAGGCCCTCGAGGCGCACCGGTTGCTGGTGCGCGACGAGGCCGGGCGCTGGCGTCCGGGCCCGCGGCTCGCGGAGCTGGCGAACGCGGCGCCGGACGCGTTGCTGACCGCGGCCGCCCCGGTGCTCTCGCAGCTGCGGGACGCGACCGGCGAGAGCACACAGCTCTACCTGCGGAGGGCCGACGAGCGGATCTGCGTGGCCGCGGCCGAGCGGTCGAGCGGCCTACGTGACACGGTGCCGGTCGGTACCGCGCTGCCGATCACCGCCGGGTCCGGCGCGCAGGTGCTGCTCGCCTGGGAGCCGCCGGAGTCGGTGCTTCCCTTGCTGCCCCGGTGCCGGTTTTCCGGGCGGACGCTGGCCGAAGTGCGGCGTCGCGGGTGGGCGTCGAGTGTCGCGGAGCGCGAGCCGGGGGTGGCGTCGGTGTCGGCGCCGGTGCGTGATCGTCAGGGGCGGGTGATCGCGGCGATCTCGATCTCGGGGCCGATCGAGCGCCTGGGCCGCCGTCCGGGCGAACGTCACGCGGTACAAGTCATCCGCGCCGGCCAACGGTTGTCGGGACTTTAA
- a CDS encoding LPXTG cell wall anchor domain-containing protein, with the protein MGAGVVAFVLAGGPTANADECSSTRTALAAECTTAAQAAALVGRPGAPLAATPNEASPPAEESGANPVQPGSSTGPEVPETPGEESGANPVQPQASTPPEVPETTPPEETGTQPVTPESPSSSPSETPGEESGNQPQVPSSSPPAGPTGGENQPQLPVTGRKDGAALGAIGGATVLAGAGLVAAARRRRRTN; encoded by the coding sequence GTGGGAGCGGGGGTCGTCGCATTCGTTCTGGCGGGAGGGCCGACCGCGAACGCGGACGAGTGCTCCTCCACCCGAACGGCTCTCGCTGCCGAATGCACGACGGCGGCCCAGGCGGCCGCGCTGGTGGGGCGGCCGGGCGCTCCGCTCGCGGCCACGCCGAACGAGGCCAGCCCACCGGCCGAGGAGTCCGGAGCCAACCCCGTGCAGCCGGGATCGTCGACCGGCCCCGAGGTGCCCGAGACGCCGGGCGAGGAGTCGGGAGCCAACCCGGTGCAGCCGCAGGCGTCCACGCCGCCGGAGGTGCCGGAGACCACCCCGCCGGAGGAGACCGGCACGCAGCCGGTGACGCCGGAGTCGCCGTCGTCCTCGCCGAGCGAGACGCCGGGTGAGGAGAGCGGGAACCAGCCGCAGGTCCCCAGCAGCTCGCCGCCGGCCGGCCCGACCGGAGGAGAGAACCAGCCGCAGCTGCCGGTCACCGGCCGCAAGGACGGCGCCGCCCTGGGCGCCATCGGCGGCGCGACCGTCCTAGCCGGCGCCGGCCTGGTAGCGGCCGCCCGCCGCCGTCGCCGCACAAACTGA